The DNA segment ACCGCTATGCGGCGGATCTGTCCGCCTTCAATGATATCCACCATACAATAGTCGCCCAGGTAGGGTATTGCGAGATCGGCCAGTTTTTTAAGAGTCTCTTCATAATCAAGGGATGAAAAAATGATTGGCCCTATCCTGGTCAGGAAACGCATATACTCTTCTGCCTTTTGACGCTCGATGATCTCCTGTTTTGCTTGATTATACAGCCGGGCGTTTTCGATGGCCAGAGCGGCCCTGTCTGCGATGTTCTGTAATAGTTTTAAGTCATCTTGAGTGAATGGGCCTTTATCTTCGCTGCGTGATATGCTTAATACACCTTCAGGGCGGTCTTGATAAATTACGGGCACGAACAGCATCCTGCGGGTGTTCGAGGCTATCATGAATGACATGTATTCCGGTTTTATCTGATCGCTGATCTCTTTTTGGAAAATATCGTTAATTATCAGCGGAACGCCTGTTTTTAACACATTTCCGCTCAAGCCTTCATCGACTCTATGCGGGGAGCGGACGAACATATCTTTTAGCTTTTTATTAAGATCGGGGTCGTTAGAGTGGAAAGCGATATTCTCCAGCATCTCACCATCCTTCGATAACATGCTCAACACGCACGAATCGCCCAAATATTCTGCAGTACGCTGTACGGCTACGTTCAGTATGGATCCGTAATCCAGCCTTGCCGCAGCTAACAGTTTTGAGATATTCGCCAGTATCACCTCGCGTTTTAAATTTTCCAGCACGAGCCTTTCGGCTTTTTTCCTTTCGCTGATATCAGTGATGAATGAATAGAAGTATAATGGCCTTCCGCCTTGATCCCGGACAAGATGGGTAAATATCTCTACCGGGACGGTGGAGCCGTCTTTACGGATATATTCCTTCTCATATTTTTGTGGCCGGCCTGTGTTGCGGACTTCATTAAGCATCGACAGGTTATGTTCTAAAATGTTTGCAGGGGTGATGTCGCCAATGGATTTTTCAAGTAATTCTTCCCGGTCATATCCTAAAAACTCTAAAAAAGCCCTGTTGAACGTCATTATTTTTGAATCCGGGTATACGGCCATGAACGGCATTATGTTACTTTCAAGAATGTCGGGCAGCATGCTCTTTAATTCTTTATAATCATAGCTGGAGATATCCTTCGGCACTTCTCCCGTATTTTTACTGCCATATTCGTTAATGGAAACTTTCCCCCCGGCATAAATCAAATAAACATATATGTCACGTACATTTTTTCGGATGCATACATCAATTTTTTTAATATAAAATTTAATTGTTTCATTTTATTTAAGAATATCTTTATAATACTCGTTTATCCCCATACCTCGTTCTAAAAATATGGGGGCGTCACAGATCAGGATGTGGATGGTGGACCCTTTCATAATGTGCCGCCAGCATTTGCCGGGAGAACATAATGAAGTGCACATGTTCGGGGGTTCCATAAAAAGAAGGATACACACGGACGGTTATCTGAAGGCCAATTGTTTTGAAGCGAATTCAATAGGCGCCAGGCATGAGGAGCTTGTAGAAGAGATGGTCGGCAGAGGTTATGAGCATAATTCCATCCTGGTCGTCGATATGGGGGCGTTGAACGATATCCCCCGGCATGTAAGGGATTTTAAAATAGACAGTGAAGGATCCTTAAGCCTGTTGTTACAAAGATGCACGCGCTGCAGAAAAAGATATAAAGAAAAACATCGCTGCACGCTATTTTGATCCGTATCGGAAGTCTTCTGTTGATGCATGCTCACAATTTTAATGATGGAATTGTTCCCCTGTCCAGGAACTTATAGATCTGTACCTTCAGTAGGTCGGTCACCAGGAATGACAGGATCGCATATCCCCATACGAATATCGCCAGTTTCCACCCCATAGCTGCGGGGAAGAATATGCCATACACGGTTATCAGCGTGGCTATTGTCTGTGACGTGCATGCAGCGAGCAGAAGTATGGGCGCCGGCTTAACTGTCCAGAAATAGCTTCTCGTCCTTGCCACGAACAGGAACAGCTGTCCGGCCACGGATAGCTTAAGATATATAAAGGACTGGATAAGCGCATGTGAAAGATGGAAGACCTCTATGCCTATGATGAGTATACCGAAGCTCCACAGCACACCGAACAATCCCAAAAAAGTCGATATGCCCAGCAGAGTACGCATATTCCATTTTTCCGGCTTATCCGAAAAATGAACGTTATCATATGCAATTGTCATTATAGGGGTATCGTTCAATAGTGCGAGCAGTATAATCATCAGCGGAGTGATCGGATAAAAATTAAAGATAATGATCGATGCGGTAATAAAGAAGACAAGGCGGATCGTCTCTCCCATGCGATAGATGGAATAGTTCGTCATTCTCTGGAATATTTTCCTGCTCTCTTTAATGGCATCGATTATCACCGATAGGCCGGGGCTCGTCAATACGATATCGGCAGCGGACTTGGCCGCGTCAGTCGCTCCTGCTACGGCTATGCCTGCGTCTGCTTTTTTTAGGGCGGGTACATCGTTTACCCCGTCCCCGGTCATTGCCACGATATGCCCCTTATCCTGAAGTAGCTTAACGATACGATATTTATGTTCGGGGAACACCTGGGCGAACCCGTCGGCATTTTCGACTATAGTGCCGGCCTTATCGTCAGGGACATCGATGAACGATGAGGCTGGCTGGATGTCAGTGCCAAGGTTCACTTTTCCCGCTATCTCTTTTGCTATCGCAGTATGATCCCCGGTCACCATCTTTACTTCGACACCCATGGATTGCGCGGTCTTTATCGTATCGGCGGAATCGTCTCTCGGGGGATCATGAAGGGACAGTAATCCTACGAAATCCCATTTACCGTCCTCATCTGACCTTGCGACACCAAGCGCCCGATATCCCGCGGATGCAAAATCATCGACTATCTTATTGATCTTGCCGGCATCGGCCGCATTTTCCGAGGCCATTTTAAGTATCACCTGAGGAGCCCCTTTTGAGACTTTGAACTTCCCGCCTTCTTTATCCTCTATCTCGGCCTCGGTCCGTTTTATCACGGGATCGAACGGCTTAAAAGAGACGATTTTATAGTTCGATATCCTGGAAAGCGCCTCTTTATCAGCCCGTGACTTTTCAATTATCGAAGTATCAATGGGATCCTTATCTTCCTCTCTTGATGCCAGTGTCGCATAGACTATGACATCATTTTTGCTGAACTTGCCGATCGGAGAAAGTTCGGCGACCTTGATCTCGTTCTTTGTGATAGTCCCGGTCTTGTCCGCACATAAAATATTTATGCCTGCCATCTCTTCTATGGCCACGAGTTTACTTACTATGGCCTCTTTTTTTGACAGGGCTACGGCGCCAACTGCCATAGTGATAGAAAGAACCGCCGGGAGCGCCACAGGAATGCCTGCTATGGTAAGGACAAGCGCGAACTGTATGATCGTCAGAAAATCATGATGCCTTAAAAGTTCAACGGTTATGATAATAAGCACGAGCATTAAGGTAACGACGATCAGGTAATTCCCGATCTTGACAACAGCTTTCTGAAAATGGCTTTTAGCCGATATCTCTTCCGCAAGCATTGCTGTCTTGCCAAAATACGTATTGACACCCGTTGCCACAACGACGGTGTCCATTTCGCCCTGCCTTACAACCGAGCCCGAATACCCTACGTCGGAGGCATGTTTCTCTACGGGAAGAGATTCCCCGGTAAGCGCGGACTCGTCCGCCTGTAAATAGTCCCCTTCGATCAATTTTACGTCTGCCGGAATAACATCTCCCAGCCTTATTCGTATGACATCGCCGGGAACAAGGTCCGACGCCGACGTATCTACCCATTTACCGTCGCGTTTTACCCTGGCTTTCAACGCGAGCTTCTTCTTTAATAGCTCTATTGCGTTATCCGCCTTATTCTCCTGGAAAAATTTCACTCCCGCATTGATCAGGAGCAGCAAGCTTATTATCACAAAGTCTTCCCAGTGCTGTATGATGAGCGACAGGATGGCGGCAGCCTCGATCATCCATGGTATGGGTCCCCAAAAATTGCGCAGGAATTTTATGATAGGATTGGCCTTTTTTTCAACAATTTCGTTCGGACCATACACTTCAAGACGATCTTTTACTTCGGAACTTGAAAGCCCGTCCCTGCTTGTGGACAGGTCACCGATCAGACTGTCTATTGATGATTTTTTCGCTTCCTCCATGCTTATGATCTTCTTATCCATGTAAGTAGCCCCTGATGATAGTCGATAAAGCGAAATTGTTCCAGTGTGCCGATCGATGTTATTACGATCGGTATTACAGGAATAAACACAATTTACAGTTTTATTTTATTATTTATATTTATAAAATGAATTATATAATATATCGTTATTTTATGCAAATCTTATATTACAGGAATTTGATGCTTCTTGTGTTATGCGAATATGAAAATATGCTCATTAAAATTGAGCAGTGATCATAATTTAATGTCACGCCCGAAAAAAGAACGCTATCATACCAGAGCTGTCTTTTCGGGAAGTGATAGGACAACTATTACATAATATTTTTCAGCTACAGGCAAAAATTAGTATTATTTCTTATCATAAGCATAAAATATTTATTGTATATTTAAGGTGAAATCTATAAAGAGTTGATAGATATGAATAAAGGCTCTATTAATATCATGTACATAATTGCCATGGTCATGCTGCTTTTAGCCCTGGCCATTATTGGTAACTCTGTTTTCGATAATGACATGGGAAGTGATTTTAAGGATTCAGGAAGCACGATGATCGCCAGTTTGATCATCAGTGAAGACAGTTATGATAAAGGTACGATATACGAGCGCTACTGCTTTGAGACCTCCCAGTATTTCGGATTACGCGGTTAAAATAAAATACTAAATTATATCGCCCATTTCTTTTCCTTATAAGTGATTTAAAGCGAGCGGAAATGAAGAAGGGAAAGCTTTATATCTGAAAAGTGCCTTTTTAGGTTCTGTTCAATGAGACTTTTCGAAGAGCGGAAATAAAATATTTTGCTCGCATTGGACGGTTTAAAAACTAAAATTTTAAACTATCAGGGATCAAACCCCAAACAACATGCGGGGGTTGCCAAGCCAGGTCAAAGGCGCAGGATTGAGGGTCCTGTTTCGTAGGAATTCGCGAGTTCGAATCTCGTCCCCCGCACTACTGCTCTTGTATTTTAACGTTTTTTGCTGTCCATGTTCTTATGAAACTGCCAGACTTAAAGGCATTTATTTGCCTCAGTCAGGTGTACATAGGTCATAGTATTCTGTGCTCCCGGGGCCAGGCCGGGGGATATATCCTTACATAATGTTGCCCGGGTGCTCGACCGCGTTTGGCGAGCCCTCCGGGTTCTCCAGATAAATGTACGTACTCCGAGCCATAATAGAATAAATTGGGTTCTCGATGTTAATTTGTAACTTTTATATGGTTAAAGGTAGTATGGGTAAGTTATGCTTCTCGACGAAAAAACTCTGGTGACACTCCAGAGGCTTGGCCTGACCTATTACGGTGCGAGGATCTACGAGACGCTGGTGCTGCTGGGCCCGAGTGACGCGGCCAGACTTTCCAAGGAGTCGGATGTTCCACGGACCAGGGTGTATGACATCCTGCGGCGGCTCGAAACCGAGGGCTGGATCACGAGCGAGCGTACCCGACCCATCACGTATACCGCCCGCTATCCCCGGGAAGTGCTCGAAGAGAGGAAGGCCGCATTCAACGCGGCGGTCGATGAGACTGCGAATGATCTGTCCATGCTGTACGATAATCAGATGGAGAAGGAGAACCCGCGTGTGTGGCTGTTAAGGGGTTCAGTCAATGTGACGGTCAAGTTGCTGGACATGATCGGCCGGTCTAAAAAGAACATCATGCTTATGGGCGCCCTTTACTTTGCCGATGAGATCGAACAGCTTAAAACCCAATTGCAATACGCAAAGAAACGAGGGGTGACCGTGCGTCTCATAACTCAGAAGAGCATTCGGCTGAAGGACGGTGATCTCGACATCCTGGGCCATCTGTCCCCTGTCGTATCCGGGGTAAAAGTATATGGGCCGCCGTACTCGAAGTCCGCGATCGTCGACGATCGGGAAGTACTGATCATATTCTCGCGCCTCGATGATGATGTACCAGACGAGGACAGCGTCATCGCCATTTGGATCCCCAACACATCCGTCGCTTCTAACTGGGCGAGCATTTTCAATGCCGTCTGGAACGTGTGACCGGGCCTATACAGGCGTTTTCTGCGAACCTCGCCAGAGATAAATGTAATCGTCCATGATATTCTGGCTTCAGTCATCTTTACCCCCGTAAAAGTTACAAAAGATATATTAATCGCCTTCTTCCTAATTCCAATTACCTATAACGCTTAAAATGAGAGGGTAGAAGGATGGAGATTGCTGGCATCATATCATGCCCACGGGGTATAGGCTGTGATAAGTCTGATCTATTAAATGTGACTATTGCAGACGACGGAAGATCACGCGCGAAAGATCATCGGATGGATGTTTACTGATGAAATCTGTTAATGATAAACGTCTTGTGTTGATCATCATCTGTATGACGGCTTTCACTACGCCATTCCTGACGACCTCCGTCAACATCGCGCTGCCGACCATTAACACCGATTTCGCGGTCCCGGACCAGGCGCTGCTGAACTGGCTGGTAACCGGCTACTTGCTCACTGCGGCTATCTTCGTGGTCCCCTTCGGCCATATTGCCGACAGGTATGGCCTGAAAAAAGTCTTTGTCACCGGATTGGTCGTCATAGTTGTTTCGTCTATCCTCTGTGCCATGTCCAGCTCGATCCTCATGCTCATCGCATCCCGCGCGATCGAAGGCGTAGGCAGTGCTATGATTTTCGGCACCTCCCTGGCCATCCTTACTTCAGCGTACCCGCTAAAGGAGCGGGGTAAAGTGCTTGGCATCAACATGGCGGTCATGTATGGAGGGCTATCGCTGGGCCCGTCGCTGGGCGGCTTCATCACCCACTTCGGCAGCTGGCGGCTCATCTACGCCGGGATCGCGTTGTATGCCCTGGTAGTGGCCTTGCTCGCTTCATGGAAAATCGCCGATGAAGGGCCTATTGCGAAGACAGGGCGGTTCGACCTGTCCGGAACCGTTCTATACGGGGCAGTTCTCGTCTCTCTTATACTTGGGCTGTCAAGCTTACAGGAAACGATCGGCGTAGCCCTCTTCGGGCTCGGTCTTGTCCTCATGGCCGTGTTCTTCTGGTGGGAGATGCGGCACACTAACCCGGTGCTTAAGGTCAGCGTCTTCAGGAAGAACAAGGTATTCATGTTCTCCAACCTGGCCGCGCTGATCAACTACAGCGCGAACGGCGCGGTCGCATTCATGCTGAGCCTGTACCTGCAAAAGATATACGGGTTCGACGCGCTGACGGCCGGGCTCATCTTGATCGTCCAGACAGTACTTATGGCCGTGTTCTCGCCCATGACCGGCAAGCTATCCGACCGGCTTGAGCCGCGCATCGTGGCTTCGGCCGGCATGTCTATCTGTGCAATTGGCCTGGTACTCTTTGCCATGCTCTCCCCGGGGACGCCACTGTGGCTGGTGGTCGCAAGCCTGATGTTCCTGGGTATCGGCATCGCGTTCTTCGCGTCACCCAACACCAACGCGATCATGAGCTCCGTGGAGAAGTCGGAATACGCCATGGCCTCGAGCATGGTGAGCACTATGCGGATGATCGGGGGAATTCTGGGCCTGGGCATCACAAATCTGATCTTCACGTACTTCATGGGACACGCGGAAATCCCCGCGACAGGCCCGTACGATCTCCTCATGAAAAGTATCCAGGTGGCGTTCGCGGTCATGGCCGGACTCTGCATCGTCGGCGTCGGCCTCTCT comes from the Methanooceanicella nereidis genome and includes:
- a CDS encoding TrmB family transcriptional regulator; its protein translation is MLEERKAAFNAAVDETANDLSMLYDNQMEKENPRVWLLRGSVNVTVKLLDMIGRSKKNIMLMGALYFADEIEQLKTQLQYAKKRGVTVRLITQKSIRLKDGDLDILGHLSPVVSGVKVYGPPYSKSAIVDDREVLIIFSRLDDDVPDEDSVIAIWIPNTSVASNWASIFNAVWNV
- a CDS encoding MFS transporter, with product MKSVNDKRLVLIIICMTAFTTPFLTTSVNIALPTINTDFAVPDQALLNWLVTGYLLTAAIFVVPFGHIADRYGLKKVFVTGLVVIVVSSILCAMSSSILMLIASRAIEGVGSAMIFGTSLAILTSAYPLKERGKVLGINMAVMYGGLSLGPSLGGFITHFGSWRLIYAGIALYALVVALLASWKIADEGPIAKTGRFDLSGTVLYGAVLVSLILGLSSLQETIGVALFGLGLVLMAVFFWWEMRHTNPVLKVSVFRKNKVFMFSNLAALINYSANGAVAFMLSLYLQKIYGFDALTAGLILIVQTVLMAVFSPMTGKLSDRLEPRIVASAGMSICAIGLVLFAMLSPGTPLWLVVASLMFLGIGIAFFASPNTNAIMSSVEKSEYAMASSMVSTMRMIGGILGLGITNLIFTYFMGHAEIPATGPYDLLMKSIQVAFAVMAGLCIVGVGLSLARGNLRKAEATQIAHPIKKP
- a CDS encoding pyrimidine dimer DNA glycosylase/endonuclease V; this encodes MGASQIRMWMVDPFIMCRQHLPGEHNEVHMFGGSIKRRIHTDGYLKANCFEANSIGARHEELVEEMVGRGYEHNSILVVDMGALNDIPRHVRDFKIDSEGSLSLLLQRCTRCRKRYKEKHRCTLF
- a CDS encoding GAF domain-containing sensor histidine kinase, which codes for MPKDISSYDYKELKSMLPDILESNIMPFMAVYPDSKIMTFNRAFLEFLGYDREELLEKSIGDITPANILEHNLSMLNEVRNTGRPQKYEKEYIRKDGSTVPVEIFTHLVRDQGGRPLYFYSFITDISERKKAERLVLENLKREVILANISKLLAAARLDYGSILNVAVQRTAEYLGDSCVLSMLSKDGEMLENIAFHSNDPDLNKKLKDMFVRSPHRVDEGLSGNVLKTGVPLIINDIFQKEISDQIKPEYMSFMIASNTRRMLFVPVIYQDRPEGVLSISRSEDKGPFTQDDLKLLQNIADRAALAIENARLYNQAKQEIIERQKAEEYMRFLTRIGPIIFSSLDYEETLKKLADLAIPYLGDYCMVDIIEGGQIRRIAVAHTDKKKESSLLELSWQYPCDWNSPQATVTVLKTGKPIFIPEVGDADMSNYAINAEHVELVKKIGCRSAICVPLTAHGKILGSINLVMSDSGRNYTKKDFELAEELARRAAIALENAILYKEAQESREQAELYVDLMGHDINNMNQISMGYLEMAYELLNLDEITSELIMTPLRSLQNSSRLITNVRKIRQSKEGELKYKVIDAGEIINDIKGQFEKIPGREIIINYPDDGVFPVRANELLSDVFINLIENSIKHSRGPLTINISITSMIYGGREYYRFIVEDNGPGISDIMKTRIFNRLFRSNDNTKGMGLGLYLVKTLVNDFHGQVWAEDRVPGDHSRGSRFVILLPASK
- a CDS encoding plasma-membrane proton-efflux P-type ATPase; translated protein: MDKKIISMEEAKKSSIDSLIGDLSTSRDGLSSSEVKDRLEVYGPNEIVEKKANPIIKFLRNFWGPIPWMIEAAAILSLIIQHWEDFVIISLLLLINAGVKFFQENKADNAIELLKKKLALKARVKRDGKWVDTSASDLVPGDVIRIRLGDVIPADVKLIEGDYLQADESALTGESLPVEKHASDVGYSGSVVRQGEMDTVVVATGVNTYFGKTAMLAEEISAKSHFQKAVVKIGNYLIVVTLMLVLIIITVELLRHHDFLTIIQFALVLTIAGIPVALPAVLSITMAVGAVALSKKEAIVSKLVAIEEMAGINILCADKTGTITKNEIKVAELSPIGKFSKNDVIVYATLASREEDKDPIDTSIIEKSRADKEALSRISNYKIVSFKPFDPVIKRTEAEIEDKEGGKFKVSKGAPQVILKMASENAADAGKINKIVDDFASAGYRALGVARSDEDGKWDFVGLLSLHDPPRDDSADTIKTAQSMGVEVKMVTGDHTAIAKEIAGKVNLGTDIQPASSFIDVPDDKAGTIVENADGFAQVFPEHKYRIVKLLQDKGHIVAMTGDGVNDVPALKKADAGIAVAGATDAAKSAADIVLTSPGLSVIIDAIKESRKIFQRMTNYSIYRMGETIRLVFFITASIIIFNFYPITPLMIILLALLNDTPIMTIAYDNVHFSDKPEKWNMRTLLGISTFLGLFGVLWSFGILIIGIEVFHLSHALIQSFIYLKLSVAGQLFLFVARTRSYFWTVKPAPILLLAACTSQTIATLITVYGIFFPAAMGWKLAIFVWGYAILSFLVTDLLKVQIYKFLDRGTIPSLKL